In one Sander lucioperca isolate FBNREF2018 chromosome 7, SLUC_FBN_1.2, whole genome shotgun sequence genomic region, the following are encoded:
- the galk2 gene encoding N-acetylgalactosamine kinase: MATNPPKLKTAITANERLQNLKNTFETKYGQSPHFYACAPGRVNLIGEHIDYCGYSVLPMAIEPNILAAVSVNKSGTITLANTNQQYKDFTVSCSEDIAIDRENPKWHYYFLCGVKGIQEKCGLAHLAGMSCVVDGTIPPSSGLSSSSALVCCAGLVTMEANQKSLSKVALAEICAKSERYIGTEGGGMDQSISFLAERGTAKLIEFQPLRATDVKLPDGAVFVISNCCMEMNKAASSHFNIRVVECRIATKMLAQARGLDSSRFMKLVQVQMELQASLEEMLALVVEVLHPEPYSREEICKALGITSEQFSTELLSANTQHVKHFKLHQRAKHVYGEAARVLRFKSVCDSEPVESVQLLGDLMNQSHASCRDLYECSCPELDQLVDICLKSGAVGSRLTGAGWGGCAVSMVPDEKVESFLQAVSEAYYLPDPRRAAMEKQSLFVSKPGGGAAIFLDE, translated from the exons ATGGCCACAAACCCACCAAAGTTAAAGACTGCGATTACTGCCAATGAAAG GCTGCAAAACTTGAAAAATACTTTTGAAACAAAGTATGGACAGTCTCCTCACTTCTATGCATGTGCACCTGGAAGGGTCAATCTAATAG GAGAGCATATCGATTACTGTGGCTATTCTGTTCTGCCAATGGCCATTGAACCGAATATCCTCGCAGCCGTCTCAGTGAACAAGTCAGGGACAATCACACTGGccaacacaaatcaacagtacAA GGATTTCACTGTGTCGTGTTCAGAGGACATTGCCATCGACAGGGAGAATCCAAAGTGGCATTATTATTTTCTCTGTGGAGTCAAAGGTATTCAG GAGAAATGTGGGCTTGCTCATTTAGCAGGGATGTCGTGTGTTGTAGATGGAACCATTCCTCCGAGCTCCGGCCTGTCCAGTTCTAGTGCCTTAGTTTGTTGTGCCGGGCTCGTAACAATGGAGGCAAATCAAAAGTCCCTCTCCAAG GTGGCATTGGCTGAGATATGTGCCAAAAGTGAGCGCTACATTGGCACAGAGGGAGGCGGCATGGACCAGTCCATCTCATTCCTGGCAGAGAGAGGAACT GCCAAGCTGATAGAGTTCCAGCCTCTGCGGGCCACTGATGTCAAACTTCCAGATGGAGCCGTGTTTGTGATCTCCAACTGCTGCATGGAGATGAACAAAGCTGCTTCTTCTCACTTCAACATCCGTGTGGTGGAGTGTCGAATCGCCACAAAG ATGCTGGCCCAGGCACGAGGTCTGGACTCGAGCAGGTTTATGAAGCTGGTGCAGGTTCAGATGGAGCTGCAGGCCTCCCTGGAGGAGATGCTGGCTCTGGTGGTCGAGGTGTTGCATCCTGAGCCATACAGCCGAGAGGAAATCTGCAAGGCGCTGGGCATCACCTCGGAGCAGTTTTCCACAGAGCTGCTGAGCGCCAACACTCAGCATG TAAAACATTTCAAGCTGCACCAGCGAGCCAAGCACGTGTACGGTGAAGCTGCACGGGTGCTGCGGTTTAAGAGCGTGTGTGACTCCGAACCTGTCGAATCCGTACAGCTACTGGGAGACCTGATGAACCAGAGCCATGCCAGCTGCAGAGACCTGTATGAGTGCAGCTGCCCTGAACTGGATCAACTGGTGGACATCTGTCT GAAGTCGGGGGCAGTGGGATCCCGGCTGACAGGAGCAGGTTGGGGCGGCTGTGCTGTCTCCATGGTTCCTGATGAGAAGGTGGAGTCTTTCTTACAAGCAGTGAGCGAGGCCTACTACCTCCCTGATCCACGCAGAGCAGCGATGGAAAAAcagagtttgtttgtgtcaaaGCCGGGCGGGGGAGCTGCAATTTTCCTTGATGAGTAA